Sequence from the Schaalia sp. 19OD2882 genome:
ACCCCGATGTGCACAGACGGTGGATCCCGGGGCCCGGGCAGTGCACAACACACATCCTGCTGTGGACGGCCCGCAGACTCGCGACGCTGCGTGCACAGGCGACACTGGTGCGTGCACAGGTCGCTCCCCACGACATCCACCGACGATTTCTGCGTGATTTCGCGCAAAACGGACGGTTTCCACAGTTTCCACACACCCGATGACTATGACGAATCATTTCATCCATGACTCCTGTGAACAGCCTTCAAAGGGATCCGGGGCCGCTCGTCGGATGCGCGCACGGCCGTGAGGAACGGGTAGAGTGATGCGGAAGTGTTAGCATCACCGGGAGGGACCGGAATGAAGTTCACCGTCGCCCGCGACGTCCTCGCCGAAGCCGTGTCCTGGACCGCCCGCGCCCTGCCCGTGCGCCCCGCTTCCCCGATCCTGGCCGGTGTGCGCATCACCGCCGCCGGTGAGGAACTCACCTTGGCCTCCTTCGACTACGAGGTCTCCGCCAACTCCCGCATCCCCGCCTCGGTGGAGGAACCCGGTGAAGTCCTGGTCTCCGGGCGCCTGTTGGCAGACATCTCCAAGTCCTTGCCCAACCGGCCCGTCACCATCGAACTCGATGGTCAGAAGGTGAACCTGACCTGCGGCTCCTCCCACTTCGCGCTGGCGGTCATGCCCTTGGACGAGTACCCGCAGCTACCCGCCCAGCCGGCCACCACCGGCGCCGTGGACTCCCACACCCTGTCCCAGGCCGTCAGCCAAGTGAGTGTGGCCGCCTCCAAGGACGACACGCTTCCGCTGCTGACCGCCGTGCGCATCGAGGTCGAGGGTGAGCGCATGACGCTGCTGGCAACCGACCGCTACCGCCTGGCGATGCGTGAACTCGAATGGCAGCCCGTTGACTCCTCCGTCGAAGAGGCCGCCTTGGTCAAGGCGCGGATCCTGCAGGATGTCGCCAAGTCGATGACCAGTGGCGCGAAGGTGGAGTTGGGCCTGTCGCATGATGCCGCGCCGGGAGCCTCCTCGCTCATCGGATTCACCGCCGGCGGACGCCGCACGACTTCGACCCTCATGGACGGCGACTACCCGCCGGTGCGTCGCCTCTTCCCCGAGTCGACCTCCATCCAGGCCGTCGCCGACCGTCACGTGCTGCTCGAAGCGGTCAAGCGCGTGTCGCTGGTGGCCGAACGCAAGACGAGTGTGCGCCTGTCCTTCTCGGAGGGGCAGGTCGTCCTCGAGGCCGGCCAGGGTGACAACGCCCAGGCCTCCGAAGCCATCGAGGCACAGCTCTTCGGCGAGGAGATCGCCACGGCCTTCAACCCGCAGTTCCTCATTGACGGGCTCAGCGTCATCGACACCGACTTCGTGCGATTCGGCTTCACCCACCCGAACAAGCCGGCCGTCATGACGGGCCAGGAGAAGGCCGACGGTGGCGAGGTCACGCACTTCCGCTACCTGCTCATGCCCATTCGCTTCGGCATGTGAGGTCGGTGCCTCGTGCGCGTGTCGCACGTGGCGGTCGACGACTTCCGCTCCTACCGCCACGCAGTCCTGGAGTTGGATCCCGGTGCCACAGTGCTTCTGGGCCCCAATGGCCAAGGAAAGACGAACCTGGTCGAGGCCATCGCCTTCTTGTCCACCTTCTCCTCGCATCGTGTGGCCGCCGAAGGAGCCTTGGTCCGCATTCCCGCCGGCGAGGGCGAGGCGGCGCCGGGTGGGGCGGTCATCCGCGTGAAAGCGGTCCTGTCGGGCGGTCGTGAGCAGGTCGTCGAGCTGGAGATCGTGCGGGGGAAGGCCAATCGTGCGCGCTTGAACCGCACGCAGGTGCGGCCCCGAGAAGTCGTTGGCCTGGTTCGGACGGTCGTCTTCGCCCCTGAGGACTTGTCGCTTGTGCGCGCAGACCCCGCTGTGCGTCGCACCTTCATGGACGAACTGGCCATTCAACTCTCGCCTGTGGTGGCGGGTGTCAAGGCCGACTTCGACAAGGTGGCCCGGCAGAGGGCGGCGCTGCTCAAGCAGGCCCAGTCGGCGCTGCGCAGGGGGCGCACCCCGGAGTTGTCCACCCTGTCCGTGTGGGACGAGCGTTTCGCGGAGTTGTCCGCCAAACTCACTGCGGCGCGTGCGAAGGCCGTGCGGCTGTTGGCCGAACCCGCCCGCCTGGCCCACGACACGGTGGCCGACTCGGGCCGCTCACTGCGAATGGTCTTCGAGGCTTCACTCGACAAGGAACTCCCCCAGCCCCACATTGCGCCCGATGCCGACCCCTTGGAGGACGTGGAGGTGCAGACCGGTCGGATGCTGGAGGCGCTGCGGCTGGTCGGCGACCGTGAGGTCGAACGCGGCGTGAACCTGGTGGGTGCCCACCGGGACGACCTCGGCCTGCACCTGGGGCACATGCCGGTCAAGGGCTATGCCAGCCACGGCGAGTCCTGGTCGGTGGCGCTGGCGTTGCGACTGGGGGCGTTCGAGGTCCTCAAACAGGACGGTGAGCAGCCGATCCTCGTCCTGGACGACGTGTTCGCCGAACTCGACACCGCCCGCAGGCGTGCTCTGGCGGAGGTCGTGCGTGATGCGGACCAGGTCCTGGTGACCGCTGCGGTCGAGCAGGACGTGCCCGAGTCACTGGGTGCCCGGGTGCGCAGGGTCCGCTTCGACCCGGACCATGGGTCGATGGTTCTGGAGGCCGATGATGGGCACTGACAAAGCCCCTGAGGCCCAGCACGGGCCGGCTGCGACTGGAGGTGCGTCGGATTTCGAGGCCAGAGAGGTCGAATTCCGAGGGTTCGCGGCAAGGGCTTTGGAGAGGGCGCAGGTGGTGGCTCGTCGACGCGGGCACCTGCGCACCACCCTGCCTTCCTCCATGGCCCCGCGCACCGGGTCCTTCGGCCGCAGCGGCACGCGCGAATCCGACGCGGTCGAGCTCTCCGCCGCCGGCCTCGACCTCGTGCCGGAAGGCACCCAGGACCGCGGCGAGTCCAGTGCCGGGATCAATGCCCACGAGGCCGGGGCGCGACGCGCCACCGGTGGCGCAGCCACGAATCCCACCTCCGAGGACGCTCTGCGTCGTGCTGCCATTCGCGCCGACGTCGACGGCGACCTCACTGCAGTCGATGCCGCCACCCGCCGATCCGGGGCAAGATGGGTGCGCAGCGCAGGCATGGCGGCACAACGCACACGCTACCGTCAGCCGCGCTCCCTGGGCGGGACGGTCGAGCGACTCATGCGCCTAAATGGCTGGGAAACCCCCGCGAAAATGGGTTCGGTCATGGCCAAGTGGCCGACCATCGTGGGCCCGGACGTGGCCAGGCATTGCGAGGTCGAGACCTTCGACGCAGGCACCCTGGTGGTGCGCACCTCCTCAACTGCGTGGATGAAGCAGATGCAATTGCTGCTGCCCACCGTGGAGCGTCGCATCGCCGAGGAAGTCGGGCCGGGTGTCGTCACCCAGGTCATCGTGCGCGGGCCCGCCCAGAGGTCCTGGAAGAAGGGCCCCTGGTCGGTTCCCGGGCGCGGTCCGCGCGACACCTACGGCTGAGCCCCGCCCAACCCCGGGGTGGGACTTGTCACACCCGCATACTTGCAGGTCAGTAGGTGTTTGACGAGGGTGGGGCCGCCTTGCGCGAACCGGGTCGGAACGCTCCGACTTGGTAGAATTGCGGGGATTGTCCACAGCCTGCGCACCGCGTGCGGGCGATGAGGGGAGCCAGGGTTTTGGCTGAGACTGACGCGACGACCGTCGACGACGGGTCGAAGGGCTACGGCGCTTCGGACATCACCGTCCTCGAAGGCCTGGAGGCCGTGCGCAAGCGGCCCGGCATGTACATCGGATCCACTGGGGAACGAGGCCTTCACCACTTGGTCTACGAGGTCGTCGACAACTCCGTCGACGAAGCCCTGGCCGGGTACGCCGACCACATCGACGTCACCATCCTGGCCGACGGCGGCGTGCGCGTGGCCGACAACGGACGCGGCATCCCCGTGGACATCCACCCCACCGAAGGCAAACCCACCGTCGAGGTCGTCATGACGATCCTGCACGCCGGCGGCAAGTTCGGCGGCGGCGGATACGCGGTCTCCGGCGGCCTGCACGGTGTCGGCATCTCCGTGGTCAACGCCCTGTCGACCCGCGTGGACACCGAGATCCGCCGGCAGGGTCACGTCTGGCGCATGTCCTTCGCCAACGGTGGCACCCCCATCACCGAACTGGTCAAGGGCGAGGAAACCTCCGCCACCGGCACCACCCAGACCTTCTACCCGGATCCGGCGATCTTCGAGACCGTCGAGTTCAACTTCGAGACCCTGCGTGCCCGCTTCCAGCAGATGGCCTTCCTCAACAAGGGACTGAGCATCTCGTTGACCGACGAGCGCGAGTGGGCCGTTGACGAGGGCGACGAGATCACCGGTGACGAGGGCGGCGCGGGCGACGACCCGAAGCCCGGCCACCGCAGTGTCACCTACTGCTACGAACACGGCCTGCGCGACTATGTCGCCTACCTGGACTCGACGAAGAAGACCGAGGTCATCAACGCCGACATCATCGACTTCGAGTGCGAGAACGACGAGGGCACCATGTCCCTGGAGATCGCCATGCAGTGGACCAGCGCCTACTCCTCCTCCGTGCACACCTACGCCAACACGATCAACACGACCGAGGGCGGCATGCACGAGGAGGGCTTCCGCACGGCCCTGACCGGCGTGGTCAACCGCTATGCGCGTGACAAGGGACTGCTCAAGGACAAGGACGACAATCTCAGCGGTGACGACGTGCGTGAAGGACTCACGGCCGTCATCTCCGTCAAACTCACCGAACCTCAGTTCGAAGGTCAGACCAAGACGAAGCTGGGCAACACCGAAGCCCGGACCTTCGTCCAAAAGACGGTGAACAGCCTGCTCACCGACTGGTTGGACGCCCACCCCGCCGACGCCAAGGCCATCGTCTCCAAGGCCCAGCAGGCCCAGTTGGCGCGTCTGGCCGCCCGCAAGGCTCGCGAGGCCACTCGTCGCAAGGGCGTGCTGGAGTCCGCCTCCATGCCCGGCAAGTTGCGTGACTGCTCCTCCAGAGTCACCGAGGACTGCGAGATCTTCATCGTCGAGGGCGACTCGGCAGGGGGCAGCGCGGTTGGCGGGCGCGACCCCGAGCACCAGGCGATCATGCCGATCCGCGGCAAGATCCTCAACGTCGAGAAGGCACGCCTGGACAAGGCACTGTCCAGCGAGACGATCCGAAACCTCATCACCGCCTTCGGCACGGGCATCGGCGAGGACTTCGACCTGGACAAGTTGCGCTACGGCAAGATCGTCATCATGGCCGACGCCGACGTCGACGGCCAGCACATCGCGACCCTGCTGCTCACGCTGCTCTTCCGCTACATGAGGCCCTTGGTCGAGGGCGGACACGTGTACATCGCCATGCCGCCCCTGTACCGGATCAAGTGGACCAACGCCGAACACGAGTTCGCCTACTCGGACAAGGAACGCGACCAGCTGCTGGAGGCGGGCACCACCGCCAGCAGGCGCCTGCCCAAGGAAGGTGGCATCCAGCGCTACAAGGGTCTGGGTGAGATGAACGACCACGAGTTGTGGGAGACCACCATGGACCCGTCGCGCCGCGTCCTCAAGCAGGTGACCCTCGACGAGGCCGCCGACGCCGACGAGATCTTCTCGATCCTCATGGGAGACGACGTCGACCGGCGCCGCTCCTTCATCCAGCGCAACGCCTCCGACGTGCGCTTCCTCGACATCTGACGCCAGCGACAGGGCGCGCGCCGCCCTCGTCCCCACACGACGCACCAAGGACACATGTGAGCGACACGAACACCACCGACACCGAGGAAGCACAGCACTACGACCGGGTGCAGCAGGTGGACCTGCGGCACGAGATGCAGCGCTCCTACCTGGACTACGCAATGAGCGTCATCGTCGGGCGCGCCCTGCCCGACGTGCGCGACGGCCTCAAACCCGTCCACCGCCGCATCCTCTACGCAATGTACGACGGCGGATACCGTCCGACCTCGTCCTTCTCGAAGTCGGCGCGCGTCGTCGGCGATGTCATGGGCACCTACCACCCGCACGGCGACTCGGCCATCTACGACGCCCTGGCCCGACTGGTCCAGTGGTGGTCGCTGCGCGCGCCGCTGGTGGCCGGTCAGGGCAACTTCGGCACCCCCGGCAACCTGGGGCCCGCGGCCCCCAGGTACACCGAGTGCAAGATGGCGCCTCTGGCCATGGAGATGGTTCGCGACATCGACGAGGACACCGTCGACTTCCAGGACAACTACGACGGTCGCGACCAAGAACCGACGATTCTGCCGTCCCGTTTCCCGAACCTGCTGGTCAACGGCTCGGAGGGTATTGCGGTGGGTATGGCCACCCGCATTCCGCCCCACAACCTGCGTGAGGTCGCCAAGGGCGTCCAGTGGTACCTGGACCACCCCGAGGCCAGCCGTGAGGAGCTGCTCGAGGCGCTGCTGCGCATCATTCCCGGCCCCGACTTCCCGACCGGCGCCACCATCATGGGACGCAAGGGCATCGAGGACGCCTACCGGACGGGCCGCGGTTCCATCACTCAGCGGGCCGTCGTCAATCTCGAGGAACTCCAGGGCCGCCAGTGTCTGGTCGTCACCGAACTGCCCTACCAGGTCAACCCCGACAACCTGGCCGACAAGATCGCCCAGCTGGTGCGAGACGGCTCCATCCAGGGCATCGCCGACATCCGCGACGAGACCTCCGGACGCACCGGCCAGCGACTGGTCATCGTCCTCAAGCGCGACGCGGTGGCCAAGGTTGTCCTCAACAACCTGTACAAGCGCACCAGCCTGCAGGAGAACTTCTCGGCGAACATGCTGGCCCTGGTCGACGGCGTTCCCCGCACGCTGAGCCTGGACGGGTTCGTGCGCCACTGGGTGACCCACCAGCTGCAAGTCATCGTGCGTCGCACCCAGTTCCGCCTGGCCAAGGCCAAGGAACGCCTGCACATCTTGGAGGGCTACCTCAAGGCTCTGGACGCCCTGGACGAGGTCATCGCCCTGATCCGCCGTTCGCCCACGGTCGACGAGGCCCGCACGGGACTGCAACTGCTGCTCAAGATCGACGAAGTCCAGGCCGATGCGATCCTTGCCCTGCAGCTTCGCCGCCTGGCCGCCCTGGAGCGCCAGAAGATCCTCGACGAGCACGCTGAACTCGCAGCCCGCGTCAAGGACCTGGAGGACATCCTGGTCAGCCCTGGGCGTCAGCGTTCCATCGTGTCGGCCGAACTGGGAGAGATCGTCACCAAGTACGGTGACGAGCGCCGCACGACCATCGTGCCCTTCGACGGGGAGATGTCCATGGAGGACCTTATCCCGCAGGAGGACGTGGTGGTCACCATCACCCGCGACGGTTTCGCCAAGCGCACCCGCACCGACAACTACCGCTCCCAGAAGCGCGGCGGAAAGGGTGTGCGCGGCACTCAGCTGCGGGGCCACGACGTGGTGGAGCACTTCTTCGTCACGACCACCCACCACTGGCTGCTGTTCTTCACGAACCTGGGTCGCGTCTACCGGGCCAAGGCCTATGAGATCCCCGAGGGCGGGCGTGACGCCAAGGGACAGCACGTGGCCAACCTGCTGGCCTTCCAGCCCGACGAGCACATTGCCCAGGTCCTGGCCATCGAGGACTACGACCAGGCCGAGTACCTGGTCCTGGCCACGAAGTCCGGCCTGGTCAAGAAGACCCGCCTGGAGGACTACCGCAGCGCCCGCACCGGCGGCATCATCGCCGTCAACCTGCGTGAAGACGAGGCCGGCAACCCCGACGAGCTGGTCAGCGCCCAGATCGCGAATGCCACCGACGACCTGCTGCTGGTCTCACGTGACGGCCAGGCGGCCCGCTTCGCCGCCACCGACGAGCAGCTGCGGCCCATGGGCCGCTCCACCTCCGGCGTGCGCGGCATGCGTTTTCGCGAGGGCGACGAACTGCTCACCATGGAAGTGCCGCGTGAGGGCACGGATCTGCTGATCGTCACCGAGTCCGGCTACGCCAAGCGCACCCCCGTCGAGGAGTACCCGACGAAGGGTCGGGGCACCTTGGGTGTGCGTGTGGGCAAGCTGGTCGACGAGCGTGGCGGCCTGGTGGGCGCCCTCGTCGTGGCCCCCGACGAGGACGTGATGGTCATCACGGAATCGGGCAAGTTGGTGCAGGTCAACGCCTCCGACGTGCGACCCACCTCGCGCAACACGATGGGTGTCATCTTCGCCCGTCCGGACGCCGACGACAGGATCATCGCGGTCACCCCGAACCCGGAGCGAGAGGTGCCCGAGGACGAGGACGAGATGTCCGAGCCGATCGAAGGGGATGCCGAAGGGGCCTTCGAAGTTGTACCGTCGGACGAGACCGACGAGCAGGAGGATGAGCGATGAGCGAGCCGAGCAAGGTGCTGGCCAGGGACGGTGCGCCGCGCCGCGTCGAGTTGTCGATCGCGCGGATCGACGCGTGGACCGTCATGAAGGTGAGCTTCCTGCTCTCCGTGGGCCTGGGCATCGCCATGGTCATCTCGACGATGGTCCTGTGGATGATGGTCGACGGCATGCACGTCTTCGCCGACATCGAGTCCTTCCTGAAGTCCATCGGCGCCGAGCGGTTCTCTGCCCTGTTGGAGTACGTGCGACTGCCGCGTGTCATGTCGTATGCGACCATCATCGCCGTGGTGAACGTGGTGTTGCTGACCGCCATGTCGACGCTGGGGGCGCTGCTGTACAACGTCATCGCTTCTCTGGTGGGTGGCATCCGGGTGTCGTTGATGGACGAGTGAGCTGAGGCCGACTCGCAGAGTGTGACAGGACGGGCGGGGCCTTCGGGCCTCGCCCGTTGCTGCTGATGTTGTGGCCCGGTTACCGACGTCGTGACCTCGCCACCGACGTTGCGACGTCGGTGGCGGTACGGCTTCGTCGGCTCGAAGCAGTGACGTCGGTGAGAGCGCTCGGAACTTGTCCTCATCGGCGCCTCGGGGCGTGCCGGAGGTCACCGTGGGCCGCTTTGCCCAGTTGGGGCCGTCGTGTGTAACATGATCCGGTGCCCTGACGGGGCACGGTTCGCCCCAGAGGCGAACGGGCCTATAGCTCAGTAGGTTAGAGCGCAGTCCTGATAAGACTGAGGTCGGTGGTTCGAGCCCACCTAGGCCCACCAGCCACATGCGGCACGGAATCGGAGGTTCCCGTGAAGAAGTGGGTCACCACGTTGGCGCTCGTGGGCACGGCGGTGGCCGTCGGCCTCGTCGTTCGACAGATCGTCCAGGACCTCTCCACCGACGCCGAGTTGTGGCAGTCCGTCACGGACACCCCCGCCCTCGACTGACCAGGCGAAGGCGAACCCCTTCGGGGCCATGGCGCAATTGGTAGCGCACCTGCTTTGCAAGCAGGGGGTTACGGGTTCGAGTCCCGTTGGCTCCACAATTGATCCCCGACCCGCGGTGGCTCGGGTGCCCTCATCATGGGATCGTCGGTCTGTTCCGATGACACCGCCGAGTCCTCGAGCCTCGACACCATGTGTTCCATCGCCTCAAGGGCGCCTTCGAGCTGATCCCGGGTCAACGGTCCCAGGTGTTTGGCGGCGGTGAGCAGACCCAGGGTCGTGCTCGACAGTGCCAGACCCAATGATTCGGCGTCGACGTCAGCCGCCAGTGCACCGGCACGTTGGAGCTCGCGGATCCATTCGACCACCGCCAAGTACCGGGCTCTGTAGCGGCCATCCGACACTTCGGAGATGTAGGTGCCGAGGACGCCCTCGTCATCGAGGAAAGCGGCAGTCATCAACGGCTCGTCCAGGAGCACCCGCACCCCAACCCGGTAAGCGCTGCTCAGCCGCGAAGGCTCCTCGCCCAGCAATGCCCTGCTGGCCCGGACCATGCGACCCATCGACTCGGTCAGCAGGACATCGAGGATCTCCTGCTTGCTGGTGAACTCGCGGTACACCGCACCCTTTGCGATTCCGACCCTCTCGGCGATCGCCTGGATGCTCATCGCATTGAAGCCGCGCTCCAGGATCAAGGCATGGGCGGCATCGAGGATGCGTTCGCGCCGATGAGGAATGAGAGGACGTGGCATTCGGACCTCACTTCCTTCCGCGCAGGAAGTCGATCATGGCCGGCAGCACCACGTCGGGACGGTCGCGTTGCACCCAGTGACCTGTGCCTGGAACACAGTGGGTGCAGGCGGACGAGTCCCTTCCCGCTGGCGCCGTTGAACGCCCGAGCACCTTGGCCAAGAGCGTCAACGAAGAGCACTCGTGCACCGATTTCACGGTGCCGACGCTCTACCGCGGCAAAGACCGATGGCCTTGGCCGAAACCCTCGGCGATGGCGGCCAGAAAGTGGCGGTGACCGACGTCGAGTGCACGTCCTGGCTGTACCCCGAGGATCGCGAGATCATCACGGAGTCGCACCCGGCGAAGTACGAGGGGCGCCGCATCACACTTGCCACGAGGGACGAGATGGTGGGCGCCCTCAAGGTTCTGGGAGTCGGATGGTTCGTCTGGTGGGAACGCATACGAGCCCACACCAACGCGCCAGTGCCCGATCCGCCGGGGGCCGTGGCGGCGCTGCCGAACGGGGTCGACATCATCATCGATGCCAACTACACCGAGATGGAGATCGTGAGCGAGGACCCGATGCCCGCGGTCTGCGGGCCGCAATTCGGGGAGCGCCCACTGATCCACATGGCGGCCGACTGCCCAAGCGCCGAGGTGCACCTTCGAGGTCCCGTGGGAGCAGGTGTCCGGCATGATGAGGAACATGGTCGAGTTTCGCTCGCTCGGCGC
This genomic interval carries:
- the dnaN gene encoding DNA polymerase III subunit beta; amino-acid sequence: MKFTVARDVLAEAVSWTARALPVRPASPILAGVRITAAGEELTLASFDYEVSANSRIPASVEEPGEVLVSGRLLADISKSLPNRPVTIELDGQKVNLTCGSSHFALAVMPLDEYPQLPAQPATTGAVDSHTLSQAVSQVSVAASKDDTLPLLTAVRIEVEGERMTLLATDRYRLAMRELEWQPVDSSVEEAALVKARILQDVAKSMTSGAKVELGLSHDAAPGASSLIGFTAGGRRTTSTLMDGDYPPVRRLFPESTSIQAVADRHVLLEAVKRVSLVAERKTSVRLSFSEGQVVLEAGQGDNAQASEAIEAQLFGEEIATAFNPQFLIDGLSVIDTDFVRFGFTHPNKPAVMTGQEKADGGEVTHFRYLLMPIRFGM
- the recF gene encoding DNA replication/repair protein RecF yields the protein MRVSHVAVDDFRSYRHAVLELDPGATVLLGPNGQGKTNLVEAIAFLSTFSSHRVAAEGALVRIPAGEGEAAPGGAVIRVKAVLSGGREQVVELEIVRGKANRARLNRTQVRPREVVGLVRTVVFAPEDLSLVRADPAVRRTFMDELAIQLSPVVAGVKADFDKVARQRAALLKQAQSALRRGRTPELSTLSVWDERFAELSAKLTAARAKAVRLLAEPARLAHDTVADSGRSLRMVFEASLDKELPQPHIAPDADPLEDVEVQTGRMLEALRLVGDREVERGVNLVGAHRDDLGLHLGHMPVKGYASHGESWSVALALRLGAFEVLKQDGEQPILVLDDVFAELDTARRRALAEVVRDADQVLVTAAVEQDVPESLGARVRRVRFDPDHGSMVLEADDGH
- a CDS encoding DUF721 domain-containing protein; amino-acid sequence: MMGTDKAPEAQHGPAATGGASDFEAREVEFRGFAARALERAQVVARRRGHLRTTLPSSMAPRTGSFGRSGTRESDAVELSAAGLDLVPEGTQDRGESSAGINAHEAGARRATGGAATNPTSEDALRRAAIRADVDGDLTAVDAATRRSGARWVRSAGMAAQRTRYRQPRSLGGTVERLMRLNGWETPAKMGSVMAKWPTIVGPDVARHCEVETFDAGTLVVRTSSTAWMKQMQLLLPTVERRIAEEVGPGVVTQVIVRGPAQRSWKKGPWSVPGRGPRDTYG
- the gyrB gene encoding DNA topoisomerase (ATP-hydrolyzing) subunit B, whose product is MAETDATTVDDGSKGYGASDITVLEGLEAVRKRPGMYIGSTGERGLHHLVYEVVDNSVDEALAGYADHIDVTILADGGVRVADNGRGIPVDIHPTEGKPTVEVVMTILHAGGKFGGGGYAVSGGLHGVGISVVNALSTRVDTEIRRQGHVWRMSFANGGTPITELVKGEETSATGTTQTFYPDPAIFETVEFNFETLRARFQQMAFLNKGLSISLTDEREWAVDEGDEITGDEGGAGDDPKPGHRSVTYCYEHGLRDYVAYLDSTKKTEVINADIIDFECENDEGTMSLEIAMQWTSAYSSSVHTYANTINTTEGGMHEEGFRTALTGVVNRYARDKGLLKDKDDNLSGDDVREGLTAVISVKLTEPQFEGQTKTKLGNTEARTFVQKTVNSLLTDWLDAHPADAKAIVSKAQQAQLARLAARKAREATRRKGVLESASMPGKLRDCSSRVTEDCEIFIVEGDSAGGSAVGGRDPEHQAIMPIRGKILNVEKARLDKALSSETIRNLITAFGTGIGEDFDLDKLRYGKIVIMADADVDGQHIATLLLTLLFRYMRPLVEGGHVYIAMPPLYRIKWTNAEHEFAYSDKERDQLLEAGTTASRRLPKEGGIQRYKGLGEMNDHELWETTMDPSRRVLKQVTLDEAADADEIFSILMGDDVDRRRSFIQRNASDVRFLDI
- the gyrA gene encoding DNA gyrase subunit A, yielding MSDTNTTDTEEAQHYDRVQQVDLRHEMQRSYLDYAMSVIVGRALPDVRDGLKPVHRRILYAMYDGGYRPTSSFSKSARVVGDVMGTYHPHGDSAIYDALARLVQWWSLRAPLVAGQGNFGTPGNLGPAAPRYTECKMAPLAMEMVRDIDEDTVDFQDNYDGRDQEPTILPSRFPNLLVNGSEGIAVGMATRIPPHNLREVAKGVQWYLDHPEASREELLEALLRIIPGPDFPTGATIMGRKGIEDAYRTGRGSITQRAVVNLEELQGRQCLVVTELPYQVNPDNLADKIAQLVRDGSIQGIADIRDETSGRTGQRLVIVLKRDAVAKVVLNNLYKRTSLQENFSANMLALVDGVPRTLSLDGFVRHWVTHQLQVIVRRTQFRLAKAKERLHILEGYLKALDALDEVIALIRRSPTVDEARTGLQLLLKIDEVQADAILALQLRRLAALERQKILDEHAELAARVKDLEDILVSPGRQRSIVSAELGEIVTKYGDERRTTIVPFDGEMSMEDLIPQEDVVVTITRDGFAKRTRTDNYRSQKRGGKGVRGTQLRGHDVVEHFFVTTTHHWLLFFTNLGRVYRAKAYEIPEGGRDAKGQHVANLLAFQPDEHIAQVLAIEDYDQAEYLVLATKSGLVKKTRLEDYRSARTGGIIAVNLREDEAGNPDELVSAQIANATDDLLLVSRDGQAARFAATDEQLRPMGRSTSGVRGMRFREGDELLTMEVPREGTDLLIVTESGYAKRTPVEEYPTKGRGTLGVRVGKLVDERGGLVGALVVAPDEDVMVITESGKLVQVNASDVRPTSRNTMGVIFARPDADDRIIAVTPNPEREVPEDEDEMSEPIEGDAEGAFEVVPSDETDEQEDER
- a CDS encoding DUF3566 domain-containing protein; translation: MSEPSKVLARDGAPRRVELSIARIDAWTVMKVSFLLSVGLGIAMVISTMVLWMMVDGMHVFADIESFLKSIGAERFSALLEYVRLPRVMSYATIIAVVNVVLLTAMSTLGALLYNVIASLVGGIRVSLMDE
- a CDS encoding DLW-39 family protein, producing MKKWVTTLALVGTAVAVGLVVRQIVQDLSTDAELWQSVTDTPALD
- a CDS encoding TetR/AcrR family transcriptional regulator, with the translated sequence MPRPLIPHRRERILDAAHALILERGFNAMSIQAIAERVGIAKGAVYREFTSKQEILDVLLTESMGRMVRASRALLGEEPSRLSSAYRVGVRVLLDEPLMTAAFLDDEGVLGTYISEVSDGRYRARYLAVVEWIRELQRAGALAADVDAESLGLALSSTTLGLLTAAKHLGPLTRDQLEGALEAMEHMVSRLEDSAVSSEQTDDPMMRAPEPPRVGDQLWSQRDSNP